The Lewinellaceae bacterium genome has a segment encoding these proteins:
- a CDS encoding T9SS type A sorting domain-containing protein has product MKRVLSSVQISKNVPWRKMIFFPLIMFLSFQIVHAQFSISFNINEPDCFGLPNGSVTAIPIGGTAPFVYNWSTGASGQTLSGIPGGTYTVTVTDATFTTVSQSVQVTQPSLVTVTFNADECQIPFSVTVIGGGGVGPYTYHWSTGQSSSTISNLPAGNYCVTLTDSNGCGAVDCITLEGTPLSVGVVANSVNCFNGSDGSITAFPAGGTSPYSYAWSNGASGQSISGLSSGAYTVTLTDANGCTASATGFVSNAPQIILNPAVSNPICLGDNNGSITLSVSGGTPPYAYVWNTGATTSFLSNLGPGTYSVTVVDAHNCPVSTQITLNNQSNLSVGALGTPETCEDFNNGFLTANVSGGVPPYTYLWSQGSTTQVVTGVAPGVYSLIVTDAVGCSGNATAIVNPAPDFNINVTGANVTTCGAADGVATATILAGTGPFSFLWNTGATTQSISGLTGGLLYSVTVTNGANCVQTGSVFITVPPNVFVGINASPTVCEGQNDGVATAIVTGGTPPFVYTWSTGASTATITGLPAGTYSVLVSDANGCQASASATIIEAPGLNVSVNATEVVCGTENMGSAAVLVNGGMQPYSYMWSNGSTGTFVENLEEGTYSIIVTDALGCTGVAEFTIHIIDDFAISVVPRDVLCFGGNDGSILVTASGGQEPYTYSWDNGMTGMEITNLTAGSYTVTVTEANSCSIVETIIINQPPLLTIGVTGTNPDCFGESSGTASAFANGGTMPYTFNWSNEGEGPELTGLAAGTYTVTITDANFCTATGQVTLINPLEMGLTVSAPIIVCAGTASGSATAIPSGGTLPYTYAWSNGGVTQTISGIAAGIYGVTVTDAKGCEVSANTISVQELPEIEITFNVTDISCSNQNVGIITAMVTGGTGPYSYLWSNGMTTSTISGLAAGTYSLTVTDANGCEGTGMTTVNQTPNLSVGATSTNITCAGFNNGTAMAIVSGGTAPFDYSWSTGAATAAITGLAPGTYTVVVTDVNECSGQASVTITAPPAVSLQTSFANATCAGNNDGSASVTAMGGTPPYAYLWSSGQTTAQATGLGAGTYTIQVTDANDCVATAMVTINQPPTLTVNVSGTTMTCQGSSTGTATVVAGGGTPPYSYLWSNGVTAPIATNLGAGTHTVVVTDANNCTATANVSINNFPQPSCTVEVVQEAFMGNDGILQVIPSGGTGPYTYAWSNGASTQIVSGLSGGTYTVVVTDANGCSTTCQATLFGWAGIGNYVWEDIDKDGIQDDNEPPVANLTVNLKDENGIVIATTTTDANGFYSFLGLIPGVYSVQFIVVYPWTFTLADQGSDDAVDSDADASMMGMTINTTLVSGEIDFTWDAGIYEMPTVDGTDPCFCLNNSTTEEDGQFSEELTIFSYPGETWTLVDPVNLFLVNSPEPPAAPIPATTGMVFPEVAPGVYQLKFRLVDDMQYSASFSNGIDLLSLSNICKYPNINLFELPPANLCIWDDDYVFQVNPDVPGEIFFFLNGEPIDGIDPYQLGTGDYELVVQLVPFDEGECEATIKVQFVIENDCSAKLGDFVWFDSDHDGIQDAGETGIPGVKVIVTGVDEAENDYMDMTFTDNTGMYMFLVPPGSYKVTFVAPANLIPSPQNAGSNDAVDSDMDPVTFMTHVTTLAPYEQDLTLDAGFYSPCENITNPGQIGPNQFICGPGVDPDPILSIVDASGGVGELEYLWMMSTEPIPFNPQIWLPIPNSNVASYDPGPLFETTYYARCARRVGCSTFIETSNVITIEVGSVAVAQITGPSYICEDTPTTYYAVGNGPGAVIQWSFGPGAVPASASGTPVQVTFPSFGNYNIQLNVTENGCTSTDFQHITVTNDPVLCGQGMVIDASPMDDATREVMVSWQMTTFTPDYVYEVLYSRDGNNFEALGTAIPDHVTGNVQYFEYYTVAPKTGHNYYQVHVVNPTDGTELYSDIARVTFAELSNLATVYPNPVTDELVVELYDTYNEEVTIQLITSTGMMLQSVNVEQGADSQTLDFHNLPAGTYFLRLRYGKTDVKTIKVLKY; this is encoded by the coding sequence ATGAAAAGAGTTTTATCCTCTGTCCAAATTTCAAAAAATGTTCCCTGGAGGAAAATGATATTTTTCCCCCTGATCATGTTTTTGTCTTTTCAAATTGTCCATGCACAATTTTCCATTTCATTTAATATTAATGAACCCGATTGTTTTGGCTTGCCCAATGGAAGCGTAACGGCTATTCCAATTGGGGGCACAGCTCCTTTTGTTTATAATTGGAGCACCGGAGCCTCTGGTCAAACCCTTTCAGGGATTCCGGGCGGTACCTATACCGTGACGGTTACCGATGCAACTTTTACTACGGTCAGTCAAAGTGTACAGGTGACTCAACCATCACTGGTGACAGTTACATTTAATGCAGATGAATGTCAAATTCCTTTTTCTGTTACGGTAATTGGCGGCGGTGGCGTTGGTCCTTATACTTACCACTGGAGTACGGGGCAGTCTTCTTCCACCATTTCAAATTTACCGGCCGGAAATTATTGCGTTACGCTTACTGATTCAAACGGTTGTGGTGCAGTAGATTGTATTACCCTCGAAGGGACGCCGTTGTCCGTAGGGGTGGTGGCCAACAGCGTCAATTGTTTTAACGGAAGTGACGGATCTATTACTGCTTTCCCTGCAGGGGGAACTTCGCCTTATTCTTATGCCTGGAGTAATGGAGCTTCAGGCCAATCCATCTCCGGACTGAGTTCGGGAGCTTATACCGTAACTTTGACGGATGCCAACGGTTGTACAGCCAGTGCAACCGGCTTTGTTAGCAATGCTCCGCAAATTATTTTGAATCCGGCAGTTAGCAATCCAATATGTTTGGGAGATAACAATGGTAGCATTACCCTTTCCGTGAGCGGAGGCACTCCTCCTTATGCCTATGTATGGAATACGGGGGCAACCACTTCTTTTTTGAGTAACCTGGGACCAGGGACCTACTCCGTAACGGTAGTTGATGCCCATAACTGCCCCGTTTCCACTCAAATTACCTTAAATAATCAATCCAACCTTAGCGTTGGAGCTCTCGGAACACCGGAAACCTGTGAAGATTTCAACAACGGGTTTCTCACGGCCAACGTTTCAGGAGGGGTGCCACCATACACCTATTTATGGAGCCAGGGATCTACCACCCAGGTAGTCACCGGAGTGGCACCGGGTGTATATAGCCTTATTGTGACCGATGCTGTGGGTTGTTCGGGAAATGCTACGGCCATCGTTAATCCTGCTCCTGATTTCAATATCAATGTTACCGGAGCCAACGTGACTACTTGCGGGGCCGCCGATGGGGTTGCCACGGCAACTATTCTGGCAGGTACCGGGCCTTTTTCTTTCTTATGGAATACAGGAGCGACCACTCAGTCCATTAGCGGATTGACAGGTGGTTTGCTCTACAGTGTAACCGTTACCAATGGCGCTAACTGTGTGCAAACAGGGAGCGTATTCATTACCGTCCCGCCAAATGTTTTTGTAGGAATCAATGCATCTCCTACAGTTTGTGAAGGACAAAATGATGGGGTGGCCACGGCAATTGTCACAGGCGGAACGCCTCCATTTGTTTATACCTGGAGTACTGGTGCTTCTACTGCAACCATTACAGGACTCCCGGCAGGTACCTATTCTGTTTTGGTATCGGATGCCAATGGTTGCCAGGCTTCAGCCAGTGCAACCATCATTGAAGCTCCGGGACTGAATGTTTCCGTCAATGCGACAGAAGTGGTCTGTGGAACTGAAAATATGGGATCCGCAGCCGTTTTAGTCAATGGAGGGATGCAACCTTATTCTTATATGTGGAGTAACGGTTCAACGGGTACATTTGTGGAAAACTTAGAAGAAGGTACTTATAGCATTATCGTTACCGACGCTTTGGGATGTACCGGGGTCGCTGAATTTACCATTCATATTATCGATGATTTCGCTATTTCCGTGGTGCCCAGGGATGTTTTGTGTTTTGGAGGAAATGACGGAAGTATCCTGGTAACCGCTTCGGGGGGACAAGAACCTTATACTTATTCATGGGATAATGGCATGACAGGAATGGAAATTACCAACCTGACAGCTGGCAGTTATACGGTAACGGTAACAGAAGCCAACAGCTGTTCCATTGTTGAAACCATTATCATTAACCAACCGCCTTTACTTACCATTGGAGTCACGGGAACCAATCCTGATTGTTTTGGCGAAAGCTCAGGTACGGCTTCTGCTTTTGCCAACGGGGGAACTATGCCTTACACCTTTAATTGGAGTAATGAAGGAGAAGGACCGGAATTGACGGGCCTTGCTGCCGGTACCTACACGGTTACCATTACTGATGCCAATTTCTGTACCGCCACAGGACAGGTAACCTTGATCAACCCCCTTGAAATGGGACTTACCGTCAGTGCGCCCATCATTGTTTGTGCAGGCACGGCCTCTGGAAGTGCAACGGCCATCCCATCAGGAGGTACTTTACCTTATACCTATGCCTGGTCAAATGGAGGCGTTACCCAAACCATTTCAGGCATTGCTGCCGGTATTTACGGGGTAACCGTAACGGATGCAAAAGGCTGTGAAGTTTCTGCCAATACCATCAGTGTGCAGGAATTACCGGAAATAGAAATCACTTTTAACGTAACGGATATAAGCTGTTCCAACCAGAATGTAGGGATCATCACCGCAATGGTGACCGGAGGTACAGGCCCTTATTCCTACTTATGGAGCAACGGAATGACCACCAGTACTATTTCAGGCCTGGCCGCAGGAACGTATTCACTAACAGTGACTGACGCCAATGGTTGTGAAGGCACTGGAATGACTACTGTTAACCAGACCCCGAATCTTTCTGTGGGGGCCACTTCCACCAATATTACCTGCGCCGGATTCAATAATGGAACCGCAATGGCCATTGTTTCCGGAGGCACTGCGCCTTTTGATTATTCATGGAGTACCGGGGCTGCCACGGCTGCGATCACCGGTTTGGCTCCAGGAACTTATACGGTTGTTGTTACCGACGTCAATGAATGTTCCGGTCAGGCTAGTGTCACCATAACAGCTCCACCAGCCGTCAGCCTTCAAACTTCATTTGCTAATGCTACCTGTGCGGGTAATAATGACGGTTCTGCTTCCGTAACGGCCATGGGGGGAACTCCTCCATACGCCTATTTATGGAGTTCAGGGCAGACTACCGCACAAGCGACCGGATTGGGCGCGGGTACCTATACCATCCAGGTGACTGATGCAAATGATTGTGTGGCAACGGCCATGGTAACGATAAATCAGCCTCCTACATTGACGGTAAACGTTAGTGGAACTACCATGACCTGTCAAGGCAGTTCAACAGGAACGGCTACCGTCGTTGCTGGAGGAGGTACACCACCATACAGTTATTTGTGGAGTAATGGAGTCACGGCCCCTATTGCGACAAACTTAGGAGCAGGCACACATACTGTCGTCGTTACTGACGCGAACAACTGTACGGCCACCGCAAACGTAAGCATAAATAATTTCCCACAGCCGTCCTGTACCGTTGAGGTAGTTCAGGAGGCTTTCATGGGGAATGACGGTATTTTACAGGTAATTCCATCGGGAGGTACAGGGCCTTATACCTATGCCTGGAGTAACGGAGCTTCAACCCAAATCGTTTCCGGGTTGTCAGGAGGAACATATACTGTCGTCGTTACCGATGCAAACGGTTGTAGTACTACTTGTCAGGCCACACTCTTCGGATGGGCTGGTATCGGAAATTATGTATGGGAAGATATTGATAAGGATGGCATTCAGGATGATAATGAACCTCCTGTGGCTAATCTTACGGTGAACTTGAAAGATGAAAATGGTATAGTGATTGCCACTACGACCACTGATGCCAATGGTTTTTATAGCTTCCTCGGGTTGATACCAGGGGTTTATTCTGTTCAGTTTATCGTGGTTTATCCCTGGACATTTACTCTGGCTGACCAGGGAAGTGACGATGCGGTAGATAGTGATGCGGATGCTTCCATGATGGGAATGACGATTAATACCACTTTGGTGAGTGGAGAAATTGATTTCACCTGGGATGCCGGTATTTATGAAATGCCTACGGTAGACGGAACTGACCCTTGTTTCTGTTTGAACAACTCTACCACAGAAGAAGATGGCCAGTTTAGTGAGGAGTTGACCATCTTTAGTTACCCTGGTGAGACCTGGACATTGGTCGATCCGGTAAATTTATTTTTGGTGAATAGTCCTGAGCCCCCTGCGGCTCCTATTCCGGCCACAACGGGAATGGTGTTTCCCGAAGTAGCTCCCGGAGTTTACCAGCTGAAATTCAGATTAGTGGATGATATGCAATATTCCGCTTCATTTTCCAATGGAATAGATCTATTGTCCTTGAGTAATATTTGCAAGTATCCGAATATTAATTTGTTTGAATTACCTCCCGCTAATCTTTGTATTTGGGATGATGATTACGTTTTTCAAGTAAATCCTGATGTTCCCGGGGAAATATTTTTCTTCCTCAACGGAGAACCAATTGACGGGATTGACCCTTACCAGTTGGGAACAGGTGATTATGAACTTGTTGTTCAATTGGTACCTTTTGATGAGGGGGAATGCGAAGCCACCATCAAGGTTCAATTCGTCATTGAAAATGATTGTTCCGCCAAGTTAGGGGATTTTGTATGGTTTGACTCGGATCATGATGGAATACAAGATGCGGGTGAGACCGGTATTCCTGGTGTAAAAGTCATTGTAACCGGAGTTGATGAGGCAGAAAATGATTATATGGATATGACATTTACCGATAATACCGGTATGTATATGTTCCTGGTACCCCCGGGAAGTTATAAAGTCACTTTCGTAGCACCGGCAAACTTGATTCCATCTCCGCAAAATGCAGGCAGCAATGATGCCGTGGATAGCGATATGGATCCGGTTACTTTTATGACCCACGTGACCACATTGGCGCCATATGAGCAGGATTTGACATTAGACGCAGGGTTTTATTCTCCATGTGAAAACATCACAAATCCAGGGCAAATAGGACCTAACCAGTTCATCTGTGGCCCAGGTGTGGATCCCGACCCGATTTTGAGCATTGTAGATGCTTCAGGGGGTGTTGGTGAACTTGAATACCTGTGGATGATGAGCACGGAGCCTATTCCTTTTAATCCTCAAATCTGGTTGCCGATCCCGAATTCGAATGTAGCTTCCTACGATCCCGGACCGCTTTTTGAAACCACTTATTATGCTCGTTGTGCACGTAGGGTAGGTTGCAGCACTTTTATCGAAACTTCCAATGTGATTACCATTGAAGTGGGAAGTGTTGCGGTGGCTCAAATCACGGGTCCCTCCTACATTTGTGAGGATACTCCAACCACTTATTATGCAGTGGGTAATGGCCCGGGCGCGGTTATTCAATGGAGTTTTGGCCCCGGGGCTGTTCCAGCATCCGCTTCGGGAACACCGGTTCAGGTAACTTTCCCTTCTTTCGGAAATTATAACATCCAATTGAATGTTACCGAAAACGGATGTACCTCTACTGACTTCCAGCACATCACGGTGACCAATGATCCTGTTTTATGTGGACAAGGTATGGTGATTGATGCCTCTCCTATGGATGATGCAACCCGGGAAGTAATGGTAAGCTGGCAGATGACCACTTTTACACCGGATTATGTTTACGAAGTGCTTTATTCCCGTGACGGAAATAATTTTGAAGCATTGGGAACGGCCATACCGGATCATGTGACGGGTAATGTTCAGTATTTCGAATACTATACAGTAGCCCCCAAAACAGGGCATAATTACTACCAGGTACATGTGGTGAATCCGACGGATGGCACTGAATTGTATTCTGACATTGCACGGGTTACTTTTGCAGAACTGTCTAACCTCGCTACCGTTTATCCTAACCCGGTAACAGATGAGTTGGTCGTTGAATTGTATGATACCTATAACGAAGAAGTGACCATTCAGCTGATCACTTCAACGGGTATGATGCTTCAATCTGTGAATGTTGAACAGGGTGCCGATTCTCAAACACTGGATTTCCATAATTTACCGGCAGGAACTTACTTCCTGAGATTACGTTACGGAAAAACCGATGTAAAAACCATCAAAGTTTTAAAATACTAG